In a single window of the Pseudopipra pipra isolate bDixPip1 chromosome Z, bDixPip1.hap1, whole genome shotgun sequence genome:
- the LOC135407806 gene encoding uncharacterized protein LOC135407806 has product MASHISAPKPLSPHAARPSCPVAAAAPSLTAAHPRGPAAKRGHSRRPPTLFSKCSQGCSRGESRGEGRAKGQPAPAARKEPPTPERRSAPRGDVPAPLPPPPTPTHRIPHPASRPALQRGAGKPPPRLAPAPDARRSPPGPAWATPAPPAPLTPRCGGPATGGGVRAGGRAAPPGWASWSALRRGGEGWLRDSLSAPPASSAASSSLPPFPPRFPLALPAGEAAAAPSPPPASPPLLPRAPDPAPAPSRRRGGGRGQGPAGRGGRNAGEGGAGPSEPPRFPALGPFLPGCSLLGGWSRVPSLRAGAESAAWGHRYLQSAVPGGGWRVSRLLQRRSHRGHHAAPATSPCGITAGGTPPPEKGGSRKSTKEQKDGVWVTRSGVDASKPWGCAELEGLSMAAGWDVDPGPDLGNAGMPPSRGTRQDC; this is encoded by the exons ATGGCTAGCCA CATCTCTGCTCCAAAGCCTCTCTCCCCGCATGCGGCGCGTCCATCATGCCCTGTGGCCGCCGCAGCCCCCTCCCTCACCGCAGCCCacccgcgcggccccgccgcaAAGAGGGGGCACAGCCGGCGGCCACCGACCCTCTTTTCGAAGTGTTCCCAGGGGTGTTCCCGGGGGGAGTCCCGCGGAGAAGGGAGGGCGAAGGGCCAGCCGGCACCTGCCGCGAGAAAAGAGCCCCCCACCCCCGAGAGGAGGAGCGCACCCCGTGGCGATGTCCCCGCGCCGCTTCCGCCACCCCCGACACCGACCCACCGCATCCCGCATCCCGCATCCCGGCCCGCTCTGCAGCGCGGAGCGGGGAAGCCGCCGCCTCGCCTCGCCCCGGCTCCCGACGCCCGCcgcagcccccccggccccgcatGGGCAACCCCCGCGCCCCCGGCTCCGCTCACCCCGCGCTGCGGCGGCCCCGCTACGGGCGGCGGTgtccgggcgggcgggcgggcagcgCCCCCCGGCTGGGCATCGTGGTCCGCCCTCCGCCGCGGCGGGGAGGGCTGGCTCCGGGACTCCCTCTCTGCGCCGCCCGCCTCCTCTGCTGCCTCGTCCTCCTtgccccccttcccaccccgATTCCCCCTGGCGCTGCCCGCAGGAGAAGCCGCCGCAGCTCCTTCCCCACCGCCCGcctctcctcctctgcttccccGGGCGCCGGACCCGGCTCCAGCCCCCTCCCGGCGGCGGGGcggagggaggggacaggggccGGCCGGGAGGGGCGGGCGGaatgcaggggaggggggagcgggacCCTCCGAGCCGCCGCGGTTCCCCGCGCTCGGCCCCTTTCTCCCAGGCTGTTCCCTCCTTGGGGGCTGGAGCCGGGTCCCTTCCTTGAGGGCCGGGGCTGAGTCCGCCGCCTGGGGACATCGCTACCTGCAGTCGGCAGTGCCTGGCGGGGGTTGGAGGGTCTCCCGGCTGCTCCAGCGCCGGTCCCACCGCGGGCATCACGCTGCTCCTGCGACTTCGCCCTGCGGCATCACCGCGGGCGGGACTCCACCACCCGAAAAGGGAGGGAGCAGAAAATCAACCAAGGAACAGAAGGATGGGGTCTGGGTGACCCGTAGCGGTGTTGATGCCTCAAAACCCTGGGGATGCGCTGAGTTAGAGGGGTTGTCAAtggcagcagggtgggatgTAGATCCTGGTCCAGATCTTGGCAATGCTGGCATGCCCCCTTCCAGGGGCACCAGGCAGGACTGCTGA